The DNA segment CTGTAGCGTCTGTGTCTTTATCTGCGGGAATGCCAAATAAAATAATCGCTGGGATACCTAAGTCGTAAACCTCTTTCGCCTCAGTCACAATTTTGTCTACCGAGAGTTGGTACACACCAGGCATTGATTTTACCTCTTTCGCCACACCTTCACCTGGTACGGCAAATAAAGGATAAATTAAATCGGCTTTGTTCAGGACAGTTTCGCACACCATCCGTCGTAATTGAGGATGAGAGCGGAGGCGACGAGGGCGATGAATGGGGAACATGACTTTGTTAAAGCTAATTGGCTCTATAGATATAGCCATCATATAATCAGCACAGTAGGGTGAGCAATGCCCACCCTAGCTATAGTGTCTCGGCTGATGTTCTGCCTGAGAAATATTTACTTGACCAATAATTATACAGCAGTCACCAGAGTGCTGAGGACGTTTTCAAACCCTGAAACTATTGATGCAAGCAGAATTTTAACTCCTGACTCCTGCTATAGCTTAAGCTTCAACAGTGGCAACTGGATAGACGCTAACTTTTTTCCTAGTTTTGTCTTTTCTCTCAAATGTGACTACACCGTCTACCAAAGCAAATAAAGTATAGTCTTTACCGACACCGACATTATTACCAGGATGCAACTTAGTACCGCGCTGACGGACTAAAATGTTGCCTGCGCGGACTGTTTCGCCACCAAAGCGCTTGACACCCAAACGCTTGGCATTAGAGTCGCGCCCGTTACGAGTACTACCAGTACCTTTCTTATGAGCCATAATTTCCTTTAGTTAATCTTGATGCTGTCTTTTTTATTCTGCATCAGTTGTCTGTGTAGTGGCTGATGCATCAGAGGCGATCGCTACTCCATTAAGATTAATCGAGTTAATCATCAATCGGGTAATCTCTTGACGGTGCCCCCTCTTTTTACGAGTCTTTTTCTTAGGACGCATCTTATAGACTATGACCTTACGCCCGCGAAAGTGACGCATCACCGTACC comes from the Merismopedia glauca CCAP 1448/3 genome and includes:
- the rplU gene encoding 50S ribosomal protein L21 encodes the protein MSYAIIETGGKQLRVEPGRFYDIELLAVEPEDQVTIDKVFLIQHEGDVHIGRPLVAGATVEGTVMRHFRGRKVIVYKMRPKKKTRKKRGHRQEITRLMINSINLNGVAIASDASATTQTTDAE
- the rpmA gene encoding 50S ribosomal protein L27 — its product is MAHKKGTGSTRNGRDSNAKRLGVKRFGGETVRAGNILVRQRGTKLHPGNNVGVGKDYTLFALVDGVVTFERKDKTRKKVSVYPVATVEA